The Shewanella halotolerans region ATGGAGGCCAGGCCATAGTTGTTGTTGAGCAGATAGTAGAGCTCGTTGATCAGGTGTACCAGGGTCTGGTGCTGACGGTTGATCTCGGCGAGGTTGAGATCCAGGGCGTCGCTCCATTCGATCAGCTTGTCGCGGCGTGTATCCTCACGGCCGATCTGCTCGCTGTCGGTGGCAAAGCGGTGCAGCAGGGAGTCGATCTCACCCGCTAAATTACGCACCGTGATGCTAGCCAGTAGTGTCTCCTGGGTAGCCTTGACGTTTTCATCCGATACCTTGTCGACCTCCACCAGACAGGTCTCCAGCACCTGAGTCTGCTCTACCTGATGCTGAGAGGCGATGGCGATCTCCTGGCCCAGGGCATCGATGGCGTCTATCTGGCTCACCAACTCTTCGAAATGGGATTCGGCCTCGTTGGCCACGCTCTGGGAGTGTTGCACGCTCTGGCGGTTTTTCTGCATCGCCGCGATGGCACCATTTATCTGGGTCTGCAGGTTGACTATCTTGTTGTTGATATCTTCGGTGGCCACCTGGGTGCGCAGCGCCAGGGAGCGAACCTCGTCGGCGACTACGGCAAAGCCCCGGCCCAGCTCGCCGGCGCGGGCACTCTCGATGGCGGCGTTGAGCGCCAGCAGGTTGGTTTGCTCGGCAATACTTTTGATGGTTTCTACCACCTGACCTATCTGCTGGCTCTCCTGCTTGAGCTGCTCGAAGTTCTGGTCCGAGGCGGCAAACTGTTCGCCAACTTCTTCTAGCGCCTTTTCGAGGGAGCGCATCTCCTGTTTACCACGATCCGCCTGACGCTTGGACTCGCTGGCCAGCTGTGAGGTGGACTCGCAGAAGGAGGAGACTTCGGCGGTGGTCTCAAACAGCTTGGAGACTATCTGTTTGGCCTCTTCGACATCGCCTTTCTGTCTGAGGGCGCCGGTTTTGGAGACTTGGGAGTCGGCCTGCACG contains the following coding sequences:
- a CDS encoding bacteriohemerythrin — its product is MIDKIAKRIASLSALQWSLLTGLPLVPIAYLLIRQGAWGWLALLVIDYLFILSVLLAMSNMFGRLRSAAIHLSEGDLRVRLDTQEALGGPLFKAFNQIGEDVSRTVFSLSKSAQQLVRVADTVQADSQVSKTGALRQKGDVEEAKQIVSKLFETTAEVSSFCESTSQLASESKRQADRGKQEMRSLEKALEEVGEQFAASDQNFEQLKQESQQIGQVVETIKSIAEQTNLLALNAAIESARAGELGRGFAVVADEVRSLALRTQVATEDINNKIVNLQTQINGAIAAMQKNRQSVQHSQSVANEAESHFEELVSQIDAIDALGQEIAIASQHQVEQTQVLETCLVEVDKVSDENVKATQETLLASITVRNLAGEIDSLLHRFATDSEQIGREDTRRDKLIEWSDALDLNLAEINRQHQTLVHLINELYYLLNNNYGLASIKRVVQGLIDYTANHFKYEETLFEQFGYPQDKQHTDSHHQLVGKVLAFQRRVEQGEDIGDELMAFLKSWLSQHIQKEDKAYVDCFKRNGMN